In one window of Hevea brasiliensis isolate MT/VB/25A 57/8 chromosome 10, ASM3005281v1, whole genome shotgun sequence DNA:
- the LOC110671989 gene encoding U-box domain-containing protein 27 encodes MVRDDLCIKVPSFFRCPISLDVMKSPVSLCTGVTYDRTSIQRWLDSGNNTCPATMQVLKSKELVPNSTLQRLIQIWYDSVQHHRSHRVNSATNPVSSQDEVKCIVKDIETKKELDHCCFDALSKIQCFAEGSVENQEFLAKMDGFVPMLLDFLADNKSIDFIEQVIRVLDLILIKIGDYKELMTLLLKNKNIDCLSSLLLVFQRGRSIHSRIGSVRIVESIAMDGESNLLIAEKDGLLPELVKSIGLENYPSLIEASLSCLIAISKARRVKVKLVHLKTIPELRNILTADPNTGVSNLITEKALKLLETVSSCKEGRVEMCSDMACIEAVVQKVFKVSVEATEHAVTILWSICYLSRDVNAREAVTNSNGLTKILLLMQSNCSPTVRQMAGDLLKIFRVNSKSCLSSYDTKTTHIMPF; translated from the coding sequence ATGGTGAGGGATGATTTGTGCATAAAAGTGCCTAGTTTTTTCCGCTGCCCGATATCACTGGACGTGATGAAATCCCCTGTTAGTCTGTGCACCGGAGTCACCTACGACCGCACTAGCATCCAACGGTGGCTCGACAGCGGCAATAACACTTGCCCTGCAACCATGCAGGTCCTCAAGAGCAAAGAGTTGGTCCCCAACAGCACCTTACAACGCCTCATCCAGATCTGGTACGACTCGGTGCAGCACCACCGTAGCCACCGTGTCAACTCGGCAACTAACCCAGTTTCCTCACAGGATGAGGTCAAGTGCATAGTTAAGGACATTGAAACGAAAAAAGAACTAGATCACTGTTGTTTCGACGCTTTATCAAAAATTCAGTGTTTCGCCGAAGGATCCGTGGAGAACCAGGAATTTCTAGCAAAAATGGACGGATTCGTGCCAATGCTTCTTGATTTTCTGGCCGATAATAAAAGCATTGACTTCATTGAGCAAGTAATTAGGGTTCTAGATTTGATCTTAATCAAAATCGGAGATTATAAGGAGTTAATGACATTACTATTGAAGAACAAAAATATCGATTGCTTGTCCTCGCTCCTTCTCGTTTTTCAACGAGGAAGAAGCATACACTCAAGAATTGGATCGGTGAGAATTGTAGAATCAATCGCCATGGATGGAGAATCGAATTTGTTGATCGCCGAAAAGGATGGATTATTACCCGAATTAGTAAAATCAATCGGCCTAGAAAACTATCCGAGCTTGATTGAAGCGAGCTTGTCATGTTTAATCGCGATTTCAAAGGCGAGACGTGTCAAAGTTAAGCTAGTACATCTCAAAACAATTCCAGAATTGAGAAACATACTAACGGCAGACCCAAACACGGGAGTTTCAAACTTAATCACCGAGAAGGCGTTGAAGCTGCTTGAAACGGTGTCGTCCTGCAAGGAAGGGAGAGTAGAGATGTGCAGTGACATGGCGTGCATAGAAGCAGTGGTTCAGAAGGTGTTCAAAGTATCGGTAGAGGCGACGGAGCATGCGGTGACGATATTGTGGAGCATCTGTTATTTGTCTAGGGACGTGAATGCTCGAGAGGCGGTGACGAACAGTAACGGGCTGACGAAGATTTTGTTGCTTATGCAGAGTAATTGCTCGCCGACGGTGAGGCAGATGGCGGGGGATTTGTTGAAGATTTTCAGGGTGAATTCAAAGTCATGCCTTTCCAGTTATGATACTAAGACTACACATATTATGCCGTTTTGA